A portion of the Edaphobacter lichenicola genome contains these proteins:
- a CDS encoding flagellar biosynthetic protein FliR produces MDHEVTGLITEWPQYLTTAILVMVRLSGLLVFAPVFSSSAVAPRIKAGFVFAMTVLLAPAVATVPGARAVLDGNALLGELGVGLLFGLSLMLLNEALIFAGTLLGLQFSFSLVNLLDPNSMIETAALGQMLSWLGVLVIIGSGLDRSLLAAVIRSFSAVPVGQAVIQAKTGVALAMMASGIFLAGIQLAAPVMAAALAVEVTIALVARLSPQLPSIVVSIPIKTMASYVVLIASLAVWPGWIERHFTALLDAAAKLLVRA; encoded by the coding sequence ATGGATCACGAAGTGACTGGGTTGATTACGGAATGGCCGCAATACCTCACTACAGCAATCTTGGTGATGGTGCGGCTGAGTGGACTTCTGGTATTCGCTCCAGTGTTCTCGTCGTCGGCTGTAGCACCAAGGATCAAGGCTGGCTTTGTATTCGCGATGACAGTCTTACTTGCTCCCGCGGTGGCAACGGTTCCGGGTGCACGGGCAGTCCTCGATGGGAATGCGCTACTCGGGGAGCTTGGAGTCGGGTTGCTGTTCGGGTTATCTCTGATGTTGTTGAATGAGGCCCTGATATTTGCAGGGACACTCCTGGGGCTCCAGTTCAGCTTTTCGCTGGTGAATCTGCTAGACCCAAACTCGATGATCGAGACGGCAGCCCTGGGACAGATGCTGAGTTGGTTGGGTGTACTTGTGATCATTGGTTCAGGGCTGGACAGGAGTCTGCTGGCTGCAGTGATACGGAGCTTTTCTGCAGTTCCGGTAGGACAAGCGGTAATTCAGGCGAAGACCGGTGTGGCGTTGGCGATGATGGCGAGTGGGATCTTTCTGGCCGGGATACAGCTTGCTGCTCCGGTGATGGCTGCTGCGTTGGCGGTAGAGGTGACGATTGCCTTGGTGGCACGTTTGTCTCCACAGCTTCCCTCGATTGTGGTGAGTATCCCCATTAAGACGATGGCGTCGTATGTGGTATTGATTGCGAGTCTGGCGGTATGGCCAGGCTGGATTGAGCGGCATTTCACGGCGTTGTTGGACGCCGCCGCAAAACTGCTGGTGCGGGCATGA
- a CDS encoding flagellar biosynthetic protein FliQ — MGPDQTVEIMRKLLMEAMLLSSPLLVTACLVSLVVSLIQTLTSVQEQTLTAVPRLVVVFIVTVAVLPWMVHRLVGFTVHMFTDLHKYLG; from the coding sequence ATGGGACCAGACCAGACGGTGGAGATTATGCGGAAGTTGTTGATGGAGGCCATGCTTCTCAGTTCGCCGCTGCTTGTGACTGCGTGTTTGGTAAGCCTTGTGGTCAGCCTGATTCAAACTTTGACCAGTGTTCAGGAGCAGACGCTGACGGCAGTACCACGGTTGGTCGTGGTGTTCATTGTTACCGTTGCAGTGCTGCCCTGGATGGTGCATCGGCTTGTCGGCTTCACGGTACATATGTTTACTGACCTTCACAAGTACCTGGGATAG
- the fliP gene encoding flagellar type III secretion system pore protein FliP (The bacterial flagellar biogenesis protein FliP forms a type III secretion system (T3SS)-type pore required for flagellar assembly.) yields the protein MQIKLRLAWFVWVLGALVMHPTVAHAQTMSTTMEAMVIAPESFWIKRSARNSTTADGSIVAGGDRTGTKSHLGAAVDPLGNATGAKNSSIASELAGTKSVPWAIVFGLTFLTLLPALLLSMTPMVRLLVVFHFLRQALGTQTAPSNQILMGLALMMTWFLIQPVLLDVERTAVNPYSAGTITGEQALDLGVQPVKRYMLHYARDKDLAIFASAGMAVRPNKREDLPIQVVVPAYILSELKAGFQIGAILFLPFLLVDLVVASITTSIGMMQLPPVVISTPLKILLFVMVDGWSLLADQLIKSF from the coding sequence ATGCAGATAAAGCTTCGATTGGCATGGTTCGTGTGGGTCTTAGGTGCACTAGTGATGCATCCGACGGTGGCCCATGCTCAGACGATGAGTACGACCATGGAAGCAATGGTGATCGCGCCTGAATCATTCTGGATAAAACGATCAGCAAGAAACTCCACTACAGCAGATGGGTCAATTGTGGCAGGCGGAGACAGAACTGGAACAAAGTCGCATTTGGGGGCAGCTGTAGATCCTTTGGGTAACGCTACGGGAGCGAAAAACAGTTCGATCGCGTCCGAATTAGCCGGAACCAAGAGCGTGCCGTGGGCGATTGTATTCGGTCTCACGTTTCTCACATTACTGCCCGCGCTCTTGTTGTCAATGACTCCGATGGTGCGGCTACTTGTGGTGTTTCACTTTCTACGACAAGCGCTGGGAACGCAAACCGCACCGTCGAATCAGATTTTGATGGGCTTGGCGCTGATGATGACCTGGTTTTTGATCCAGCCGGTGCTCTTAGACGTGGAGCGAACTGCAGTTAATCCTTATAGCGCCGGAACGATTACTGGAGAACAGGCTTTGGACCTCGGCGTGCAACCAGTGAAGCGATACATGCTGCATTATGCCCGCGACAAGGATCTCGCAATTTTTGCGTCGGCTGGAATGGCTGTGCGGCCAAACAAGAGGGAAGATCTACCAATTCAAGTTGTGGTCCCCGCATACATACTGAGCGAGTTGAAGGCTGGATTTCAGATTGGTGCGATCTTGTTTCTCCCGTTTCTCCTAGTCGATCTGGTAGTAGCGAGTATTACAACCTCGATCGGCATGATGCAGCTACCGCCGGTGGTAATTTCGACTCCTCTCAAGATTCTGCTCTTCGTAATGGTCGATGGGTGGAGTTTGTTGGCAGACCAGTTGATCAAGAGCTTTTAA
- a CDS encoding flagellar biosynthetic protein FliO yields MRLLQGSAGLNETISTASSGVQGLADWILTSLRAWRGQREATQRQLRLVESLPLGGKRQLMLVTCAGESFLVGAGVDSIVTIVRLTTEASLDTRATNLDESCR; encoded by the coding sequence ATGCGGCTTTTGCAAGGTTCTGCAGGTTTAAACGAAACAATATCGACCGCATCGTCCGGAGTGCAAGGGTTGGCGGATTGGATTCTTACGTCGCTCCGCGCCTGGCGAGGTCAACGCGAGGCAACGCAGAGGCAATTGCGCTTGGTGGAATCGCTGCCGCTTGGTGGGAAGAGGCAACTCATGTTGGTGACTTGTGCTGGCGAGAGTTTTTTAGTTGGAGCAGGCGTGGATAGCATAGTGACTATTGTGCGCTTGACGACCGAGGCGTCCCTGGACACAAGGGCAACCAATCTGGATGAGTCATGCAGATAA
- a CDS encoding FliM/FliN family flagellar motor C-terminal domain-containing protein: protein MTGTELATLSGDSGKAPGLDVAKITPVLPWMPRIEEHPAWERLAQLRVTLRVGVRLNHFKVRDLLSLKEGQVFESLSPDTEDVPLMIGQIQVGWSEFEILEQRMALRLTRLG, encoded by the coding sequence ATGACGGGAACAGAGTTGGCGACACTCAGCGGCGATAGTGGAAAAGCACCGGGCTTGGATGTTGCAAAAATAACTCCAGTTTTGCCTTGGATGCCGCGCATTGAAGAGCATCCAGCTTGGGAGAGGTTGGCGCAGTTGCGAGTGACTCTAAGAGTGGGAGTGAGGCTGAATCACTTCAAAGTGCGGGACCTGCTTTCGCTGAAAGAAGGCCAAGTGTTTGAGAGCCTCTCGCCAGATACAGAGGATGTGCCCTTGATGATCGGCCAGATTCAGGTTGGTTGGAGCGAATTTGAGATTCTAGAACAGCGAATGGCACTCCGATTGACGAGGTTGGGTTAG
- a CDS encoding flagellar basal body-associated FliL family protein, which yields MNLADSGGSSYLLVALTLRVADVEEGKDVKAKEEKPKEDTAASDAVASVRDTTLMVLGRQTADGLLAADGKEHLKADLKKAFAEHNADLKVMDVFFTDFLVQR from the coding sequence GTGAACCTGGCGGATTCTGGAGGAAGCTCCTATTTGCTCGTGGCCTTAACGCTGCGCGTAGCTGATGTTGAAGAAGGAAAAGACGTCAAAGCAAAAGAAGAAAAACCCAAGGAAGACACGGCCGCGAGTGATGCTGTGGCCTCTGTGCGCGATACCACGCTTATGGTGCTTGGCCGTCAAACTGCAGATGGTTTGCTCGCTGCTGATGGTAAAGAGCACTTGAAGGCGGACTTAAAAAAGGCATTTGCTGAACATAACGCCGATTTGAAAGTGATGGATGTGTTCTTCACTGATTTTCTAGTGCAACGCTAA
- a CDS encoding flagellar hook protein FlgE, translating to MGNFSIALSGLDADSTALNTIGNNLANLNTTAYKGQNTSFEDLFYQQIGQSGSGDPIQAGSGTKVGATTTDFSEGTLLPDANANTSDMALDGSGFFLVEQNGQQSLTRAGNFTVANNGSLITQDGQNVLGYPAVAGVVNTNTNPQAITLPVGATEGAQATQNISITANLNSGATVGTTFTSPLQVFDSLGQSHQATVTYDKTGTNTWSYAVTLPAGGSTGTPLNNTGTLTFDTNGNLTSPTGSVTGISFPGMADGASDLTFNWNLNGLNNTGSTPTITQLASANSNGAAPTDGFTSGNYTGFTVDPSGVIQAQFSNGNKETIGQVAVATVTNVQGLVAVGGNNFQTTAASGQAVAGVAGTGGRGTVDDSALEQSNVNISTEFSNLIVAQRAFEANSKTVTTFDTISQDVIGMIR from the coding sequence ATGGGAAATTTTTCGATAGCGCTTTCTGGATTGGATGCCGATTCTACCGCGTTGAACACAATTGGGAATAATCTTGCAAACCTCAACACTACCGCCTACAAAGGCCAGAACACGTCCTTTGAAGATTTGTTCTACCAACAGATAGGACAGTCTGGATCAGGCGATCCAATTCAGGCGGGGTCAGGAACAAAGGTTGGAGCGACGACTACGGACTTCAGCGAGGGGACACTTCTACCGGACGCAAATGCGAATACAAGCGACATGGCATTGGACGGCAGCGGATTTTTTCTCGTGGAGCAGAATGGCCAACAGTCTCTGACCCGCGCAGGTAATTTCACTGTGGCCAACAATGGCAGTCTGATAACGCAGGACGGTCAGAATGTACTTGGCTATCCTGCGGTTGCTGGTGTGGTCAATACGAACACAAATCCTCAGGCGATCACGTTGCCAGTCGGCGCGACAGAGGGGGCTCAGGCAACGCAGAATATTTCTATAACTGCGAACTTGAACTCCGGCGCTACAGTGGGGACTACGTTTACGTCACCCTTACAGGTTTTCGATTCGCTGGGCCAAAGCCATCAGGCCACAGTGACCTACGACAAGACGGGTACAAATACGTGGAGTTATGCAGTAACACTACCGGCTGGGGGTTCGACCGGAACACCGCTGAACAACACTGGGACCTTGACGTTCGATACGAACGGCAATCTTACTTCTCCGACGGGGAGTGTGACCGGGATTAGCTTTCCCGGAATGGCGGATGGGGCGAGCGATCTGACGTTCAACTGGAACCTGAATGGCCTGAATAACACCGGCTCTACTCCTACGATCACTCAGCTGGCCTCTGCAAATAGTAACGGCGCTGCTCCGACGGACGGGTTCACGAGTGGTAATTACACAGGGTTCACTGTAGACCCCAGTGGCGTTATTCAAGCCCAGTTCAGCAACGGCAATAAAGAGACGATCGGACAAGTGGCAGTTGCCACTGTAACTAACGTCCAAGGCCTGGTTGCTGTAGGGGGCAACAACTTTCAGACGACCGCTGCGTCCGGTCAGGCAGTTGCCGGTGTGGCCGGTACTGGCGGGCGAGGCACGGTGGATGATAGTGCGTTGGAGCAGTCAAATGTTAATATTTCGACAGAGTTCTCTAATCTAATTGTGGCGCAGCGAGCGTTCGAAGCGAATTCAAAGACAGTCACAACCTTTGATACGATCTCGCAAGACGTAATCGGGATGATTCGGTAG
- a CDS encoding flagellar hook capping FlgD N-terminal domain-containing protein — translation MDLSQLNSIGTSGASAARSVASALTPRRAATQATPKSSAPSTNSTSNSSASSAGSSASNSTDITANDFLTLLVSELQNQDPTQPTDPNQYITQLTQVNSLQQLIQLNQTTQLGDGDSVALLNDIDLTVNPSSTVATPPTSSGSDSNSVSNADAIAKTKEIASVDSQSGIQFAPGQNALWGSSGI, via the coding sequence ATGGATTTGTCACAGCTTAATTCAATAGGAACGTCAGGTGCATCGGCGGCGAGGTCGGTTGCGTCTGCACTAACTCCCCGACGTGCGGCCACACAAGCAACGCCGAAGAGTTCAGCACCATCGACCAATAGTACGTCAAACAGTAGCGCCAGCAGTGCGGGCAGCTCTGCGAGCAACTCTACGGACATTACGGCGAACGACTTTCTTACCTTGCTGGTGAGCGAGTTGCAAAACCAGGATCCAACGCAACCGACGGACCCAAACCAGTACATTACGCAGTTGACCCAAGTAAATAGTCTGCAGCAGTTGATTCAGCTCAATCAGACTACACAGTTGGGGGATGGTGACTCTGTCGCACTTCTTAACGACATTGACCTTACGGTAAACCCAAGTTCTACCGTAGCCACGCCACCCACTTCGTCCGGATCTGACTCTAACTCTGTGTCGAACGCAGACGCCATTGCAAAAACGAAAGAGATAGCGAGCGTGGATTCTCAATCAGGCATTCAGTTCGCTCCTGGTCAAAATGCCTTGTGGGGTAGCAGCGGCATCTAG
- a CDS encoding FliI/YscN family ATPase, with protein MKRAATEEIAMAARSLAPYMAQLANRPTWRWSGRVVEANGQTVEAEGPVCSVGECCEIVDSEGRRHLAEVIGFRGRRLLAMPLKETQGIRYGDVVLAMGVKPRIAVGRGMEGRIIDALGAPLDGLPAPRVGQMWSLDGTVPDPMEREPIKEPLQTGLRVLDAMLTVGRGQRVGIFGGSGVGKSTLIGMMTRNTAADLTVVGLVGERGREVREFVEDSLGEEGRKRSVVLVSTSDQSPLLRMQAAAAATSVAEFYAAQGKHVLLVLDSLTRYAMAARELGLAAGEPPASKGYTPSVFSRLAKLVERAGNFHNGSITAFYTVLMEGDDQQDPIVDAVRSLLDGHVVLSRAMASGGWYPPVDVLDSLSRLMPAVTQPEHRAQAMTARRLLAAHARSEDLIRIGAYKAGTDEDVDRAMRAMPLLREFLQQRSDEHPTMHESVARLNALEL; from the coding sequence ATGAAGCGTGCGGCTACGGAAGAGATTGCGATGGCTGCAAGAAGCCTCGCTCCTTACATGGCGCAGTTGGCGAACCGCCCCACGTGGCGCTGGAGCGGGCGCGTTGTAGAGGCCAATGGGCAAACGGTGGAGGCTGAGGGCCCAGTGTGTTCCGTCGGGGAGTGTTGCGAGATTGTCGATAGTGAAGGACGTAGGCACCTAGCCGAGGTGATTGGGTTTCGTGGCAGGCGTTTGTTGGCAATGCCGCTGAAAGAGACTCAAGGGATCCGTTATGGAGATGTCGTGCTGGCGATGGGTGTGAAGCCAAGGATCGCCGTTGGTAGGGGGATGGAAGGAAGGATCATTGATGCCTTGGGTGCACCGCTCGATGGTCTGCCTGCGCCGCGAGTGGGACAGATGTGGTCGCTCGATGGGACGGTCCCAGATCCAATGGAACGCGAGCCAATCAAAGAACCGTTGCAGACGGGACTTCGAGTTCTGGATGCAATGCTCACGGTGGGACGTGGGCAGCGAGTGGGAATCTTCGGAGGGTCGGGTGTCGGGAAGAGCACTTTGATTGGGATGATGACACGTAATACGGCGGCAGATCTCACCGTAGTCGGACTTGTCGGAGAACGTGGACGTGAGGTGAGAGAGTTTGTTGAGGACTCTCTCGGCGAAGAGGGCCGCAAACGGTCGGTTGTGTTGGTGTCCACGTCTGACCAGAGCCCATTGCTGAGGATGCAGGCAGCAGCAGCAGCGACATCGGTTGCCGAATTTTACGCGGCTCAAGGAAAGCATGTTTTGTTGGTTCTGGATTCGTTGACTCGATACGCAATGGCGGCACGAGAGCTTGGATTAGCCGCGGGTGAGCCTCCTGCGAGCAAAGGATATACCCCGTCAGTCTTTTCCCGTTTGGCAAAGCTGGTAGAGCGGGCAGGGAACTTTCACAACGGAAGCATCACAGCGTTTTATACCGTGCTGATGGAAGGCGATGATCAGCAGGATCCGATTGTTGATGCTGTACGGTCACTGCTGGATGGGCATGTGGTACTGTCGCGTGCGATGGCTTCCGGCGGATGGTATCCGCCGGTGGATGTACTCGATTCGCTGAGCCGGTTGATGCCTGCGGTTACCCAACCCGAACATCGCGCACAGGCGATGACGGCGCGGAGATTGTTGGCTGCTCATGCGCGATCGGAGGACCTGATTCGCATCGGCGCATATAAGGCCGGGACTGATGAAGACGTGGACCGCGCGATGAGAGCGATGCCTTTGCTGCGTGAGTTTCTTCAACAGCGTAGCGACGAGCACCCGACAATGCACGAAAGTGTTGCACGGCTGAATGCGTTGGAGTTATAG
- a CDS encoding FliH/SctL family protein: MMISQFENEEAIPSDLSDARQTPARLMVVDVRDVSKLEFYPLNRPENVDGNAKLVNESTSPELLLKEELAALDERLRSQTEQMSSRIEMERSEAKAEGRREWELELEERIAEERAVVFKIVEEFHDQRSKYFAEVEGEVVKLALAVAKRVLHREAQLDPLLLTGVVRVALEKLAQDSTAVLRVPTKELQTWHQVFVENHNSSFELLADERLGSGECVLDTNVGKIELGVSAQLQEIERGFFDLMQRRPA, from the coding sequence ATGATGATCTCGCAATTTGAGAATGAGGAGGCTATTCCTAGCGATCTCAGTGATGCGCGCCAGACACCCGCACGGTTGATGGTAGTGGATGTAAGGGATGTATCGAAGTTAGAGTTTTATCCGCTGAATCGGCCAGAAAACGTGGATGGTAATGCTAAGTTAGTTAATGAATCAACAAGTCCGGAGTTGCTATTGAAAGAGGAACTAGCGGCACTTGATGAGAGGTTGCGGTCGCAGACGGAACAAATGTCTTCGCGGATAGAGATGGAGCGGAGTGAGGCGAAGGCTGAGGGGCGCCGCGAATGGGAGTTGGAGTTGGAGGAGAGAATCGCCGAAGAGCGAGCAGTCGTCTTTAAGATCGTCGAGGAGTTCCATGATCAGCGTTCGAAGTATTTTGCAGAAGTCGAGGGTGAGGTTGTGAAACTGGCTTTGGCTGTCGCGAAACGCGTGTTGCATCGTGAGGCGCAGCTTGACCCACTTTTGCTCACCGGCGTGGTAAGGGTAGCACTGGAAAAGCTTGCGCAGGACAGCACAGCGGTGTTGCGAGTACCTACAAAAGAATTACAGACCTGGCACCAAGTGTTTGTGGAGAATCACAACTCCTCATTCGAGTTGCTGGCAGACGAAAGGCTAGGCTCGGGTGAGTGCGTGCTAGACACGAATGTCGGCAAGATTGAGCTGGGTGTCAGTGCACAGTTGCAGGAGATTGAACGCGGATTCTTTGATCTAATGCAACGGAGGCCGGCATGA
- the fliG gene encoding flagellar motor switch protein FliG, producing the protein MGASTQFSEAESIRQNPLLLPSEAGFVPADIPGLRKAAILMVAIGDELAKKLFQSLSENDVRRVTEEITRLGDVPASQLTQVLTEFYGLLETQQYMVRGGPEYALKLLTEAFGATRAEELLLQVKRIRERTNGDMAMLQNMDAQHLSKFLENEHSQTIALVLAHLDAKRASTVLMNLQGAMRVDVVRRLAEMRQFSPEMAQTVAMTLHKRMEKMGSSGRKSYSGFRAVAELLNRLDQGDSRGILEEIEQSEPKVAIGIRELMFVFEDLLTVPAESIREFVSAADKKVLAMALKGGKDNVKAHLFKAMSSRAVEMLKEDMEVLGPVRMRDVGAAQQELLALARQLESEGKMILKMEVDDDLAI; encoded by the coding sequence ATGGGTGCATCAACGCAGTTTTCGGAAGCAGAGTCGATACGGCAAAATCCGCTCCTATTGCCGTCGGAGGCAGGGTTTGTGCCAGCAGATATTCCAGGGCTGCGAAAGGCCGCGATCCTGATGGTAGCGATAGGAGATGAACTGGCGAAGAAGCTATTTCAAAGCCTGTCGGAGAACGATGTGCGGAGGGTAACCGAAGAAATTACGCGGCTGGGAGATGTTCCGGCATCGCAGTTGACACAGGTACTGACCGAGTTTTATGGACTTCTGGAGACTCAGCAGTACATGGTGCGTGGGGGGCCGGAGTATGCGCTGAAGTTACTTACAGAGGCCTTTGGTGCTACGCGGGCAGAAGAGCTTTTGCTGCAGGTGAAGAGAATTCGCGAACGCACAAATGGTGACATGGCGATGCTTCAAAACATGGACGCCCAGCATTTGAGTAAGTTTCTGGAGAATGAACATTCTCAAACTATAGCGCTTGTACTAGCACATCTCGATGCAAAGCGTGCTTCAACGGTCCTGATGAACCTGCAGGGAGCGATGCGAGTCGATGTGGTGCGGCGATTGGCTGAGATGCGCCAGTTCTCACCCGAGATGGCGCAGACTGTGGCAATGACGCTACATAAGCGGATGGAGAAGATGGGTTCGAGCGGAAGAAAATCATACTCGGGCTTCAGGGCGGTAGCCGAGTTGCTGAATCGTCTCGACCAAGGTGATAGCCGTGGAATTCTAGAGGAGATTGAACAAAGCGAACCCAAGGTCGCGATTGGAATACGAGAGCTGATGTTCGTGTTCGAAGATCTGTTGACCGTACCTGCAGAGAGCATTCGCGAGTTTGTTAGCGCGGCTGACAAAAAAGTGTTAGCGATGGCGTTGAAGGGTGGCAAGGACAACGTGAAGGCCCACCTCTTCAAGGCGATGAGTTCGCGCGCGGTCGAGATGCTAAAGGAGGATATGGAGGTGCTGGGGCCGGTACGGATGCGGGATGTGGGTGCGGCACAGCAAGAGCTATTGGCGTTGGCACGGCAGCTTGAGAGCGAGGGAAAGATGATTTTGAAGATGGAGGTCGATGATGATCTCGCAATTTGA
- the fliF gene encoding flagellar basal-body MS-ring/collar protein FliF, whose translation MADTEQINGAGMQKTEQASISTSNGPLRKAQAIASAFRDRLMAMPAGKRTWLMASAVFIAAVCAAMFWFAGRPDWRVLFSGLDGKDVQQVSQELAAAGIPYQTTADGAGLQVPADMLDKARMEVAAKGMPQTGRLGFELFDKPNWVGSEFDERVNYQRALEGELEHTIGTLGVVKSARVHLVLPQPSLFAAEEKTAKASVVLKLKRSSIDPEQADAIRSLVAGSVESLSVDQVTLVDADGRVNFKQRSSNAAEADAEEAMTAKLVAMLEPLAGRDNVRATVNVSYDEGSEERTDEVYDPTEVATLSMQKSEQVSAGRGVPSGVPGTASNSPGAAPEGAVAGSQAAAAPGTPPLLQKQVLPVYPQQGTGLGQSMHQENGTYGVTKHLIHAEQGPGRVRRVSAAVVVNDRSTAEGTGKFEHVVWKPRSAEEMHRLEELAQAAVGYDSRRGDQVVMQNVSFSTNTPEVKPPAMDRLMEQIRGFLHTQPGLMRTAVIGICGVLLVLFVLRPVAREVTATLREPMLLESRTPHVEVFAPSDEQLFPSESEPGSDALLTRSKNKTYQLQQGIFEQVSEHIRREPAQSTRLIEAWIGTSEEKV comes from the coding sequence ATGGCAGATACGGAGCAGATTAACGGGGCGGGTATGCAAAAGACGGAGCAGGCCAGCATCAGTACGTCTAATGGACCGTTACGGAAAGCGCAGGCGATAGCGTCGGCATTTCGCGATCGCCTGATGGCGATGCCGGCGGGAAAGCGTACATGGTTGATGGCATCGGCAGTTTTTATAGCTGCCGTGTGCGCTGCGATGTTCTGGTTTGCTGGGCGGCCTGATTGGCGTGTGCTGTTCAGTGGCCTTGACGGAAAGGATGTGCAACAGGTCTCGCAGGAGCTTGCTGCAGCCGGCATTCCATACCAGACGACAGCCGATGGTGCGGGACTGCAGGTTCCGGCAGATATGTTGGATAAAGCGCGCATGGAGGTTGCTGCAAAGGGAATGCCTCAAACGGGCCGGTTGGGATTTGAGCTATTTGACAAGCCAAACTGGGTAGGCAGTGAATTTGATGAGCGCGTCAACTATCAGCGAGCTTTGGAGGGAGAGCTCGAGCACACGATTGGAACACTGGGCGTGGTGAAGTCGGCGCGGGTCCACCTGGTATTGCCACAGCCATCGCTGTTTGCGGCGGAAGAGAAGACTGCAAAGGCCTCGGTTGTGTTGAAGCTGAAGAGGTCATCAATTGACCCCGAGCAAGCCGACGCGATTCGCAGTTTGGTTGCGGGATCGGTCGAGAGCTTGAGCGTTGACCAGGTAACCCTGGTCGATGCGGATGGGAGGGTGAACTTCAAGCAGCGTTCAAGCAACGCTGCGGAAGCTGATGCAGAGGAAGCGATGACGGCGAAGCTGGTGGCTATGCTGGAGCCGTTAGCTGGGCGCGATAATGTGCGGGCTACAGTGAATGTGAGCTACGACGAGGGCAGTGAAGAACGGACGGATGAGGTCTACGATCCGACTGAAGTAGCAACGCTGAGTATGCAGAAAAGTGAACAGGTATCGGCAGGACGCGGGGTACCATCTGGGGTTCCAGGGACGGCAAGTAATTCGCCGGGGGCCGCTCCAGAGGGTGCTGTAGCCGGCTCGCAGGCGGCTGCTGCACCGGGAACGCCACCGTTGTTGCAAAAGCAGGTGTTGCCAGTGTATCCCCAGCAAGGCACTGGATTGGGACAAAGCATGCATCAGGAAAACGGGACTTACGGAGTTACAAAACACCTCATCCATGCGGAACAAGGACCAGGGCGGGTGCGGCGCGTCTCGGCTGCGGTAGTCGTAAATGACCGTAGCACGGCTGAGGGCACTGGTAAGTTCGAGCACGTCGTATGGAAACCGCGAAGTGCAGAGGAGATGCATAGACTTGAGGAACTTGCGCAGGCGGCGGTAGGCTACGATTCGCGTCGCGGCGATCAGGTCGTGATGCAGAACGTGAGTTTCAGCACGAACACCCCCGAAGTGAAACCCCCAGCGATGGATCGGTTGATGGAGCAGATACGTGGGTTCTTGCATACACAGCCGGGTTTGATGCGTACAGCGGTAATTGGAATCTGTGGCGTGCTACTTGTGCTGTTCGTGTTGCGGCCAGTGGCGCGTGAGGTGACGGCGACACTGCGTGAGCCGATGTTGTTGGAATCCAGGACGCCTCACGTTGAGGTCTTTGCTCCCAGTGACGAACAACTGTTCCCGTCGGAGAGCGAACCTGGCAGTGACGCGCTTCTCACAAGGTCGAAGAACAAGACCTACCAGCTGCAGCAAGGAATCTTTGAGCAGGTGTCCGAGCACATTCGACGGGAGCCTGCGCAGAGTACTCGTTTGATCGAAGCATGGATTGGGACGTCTGAGGAGAAGGTGTAA